One Halococcus hamelinensis 100A6 genomic window, CGATACTCGACCTCGACCACCGGGAGGTCAGGGTTGGCGAGGTCTCGGTCTACGACCGCTCCTACGAGGTCTTCGACTTCGAGGATGTTCCTGGGCCCTACGACTTCGCGCTCCTGATGGAACAGCCGCCGTTGCTCGAAACGGTCATCGAGGCGGCGGACGCGTTCGAGAGCTTCACCTACCGACCGCACACGCCGGTTCGCGACCTCGTTCGCGAGGGCGGGCGGGTCGTCGGCGTCCGCGCGCTCGACCATGACACCGGCGAGGAGTTCGTTGTGCGGAGCCGGCTGGTCGTCGGTGCCGACGGTCGTTTCTCGACGGTCCGCGCGGCGGCCGACATCGACCCCGGCCTCCTCGATTCGAACATCGAACTCCTCTGGTTCAAACTCCCCGATACCGTCGCTCGGGGTGCCGCCCAGTCCCGGCTCAACGAACACGGCCTCCTGCTCTACTTCGGCGTCGGCGGCGGCGAGGTCCAACTGGGCTGGTTCATCGAGAAGGGAACCTATCCGGACCTGAGAGCCGAGGGTATCGAGGCGTTCCGCCGGCGGCTCGTCGCGGTCGACCCGAGCCTCGACGCCGTCTTTCCGGATGCGCTCCCGAGCTTCGAGGCGTGTTCGCTCCTCCACATCGAACCGGGGCTCTCGGAGCGATGGGTCGAGGATGGGCTGCTCCTGCTCGGCGACGCCGCCCACGTCGCCTCGCCGATCGGTGCCCAGGGCAACGCGCTGGCGATCCAGGACGCCGTGGTCGCCCACGCGGTCGTCGCCGAGGCGCTCGACCGCGGCGATGGGCCGCTCTCGGCGGGGACCCTCCGGCGGTACGAGCAGCGGCGGCGGCCCGCGGTCGAACGCGTGTTACGTGGGCAGCGACTCGCCGAACGCGGGCTGTCGTTGATCGTGCGGCGCAGCGACGGGCTTCCCGATGTGGTCACGCGCTCGCTCCTGCGAACGCTGTTCGCGGTTCCCGCGCGGGTCCCGATAGCTCGGCTTCCGTTCGGGCGGCGGTTGCTTACGCGGGCGCTGTTCGGTCCAGAGCCGGTGCACGTCGACAGGACGCGGTTTCGAGAGTGATGGGTCGACGGACTACCTCGGGACCCAGCTGTAGACGTGATTCAGCAGGAAGTAGGTCACGACACCCA contains:
- a CDS encoding FAD-dependent monooxygenase yields the protein MSGAHEREVDVTVVGAGPGGAVLSYLLARSGVETLLLERHSDLDREFRGFGFQPDALRLLDEMDLLEPILDLDHREVRVGEVSVYDRSYEVFDFEDVPGPYDFALLMEQPPLLETVIEAADAFESFTYRPHTPVRDLVREGGRVVGVRALDHDTGEEFVVRSRLVVGADGRFSTVRAAADIDPGLLDSNIELLWFKLPDTVARGAAQSRLNEHGLLLYFGVGGGEVQLGWFIEKGTYPDLRAEGIEAFRRRLVAVDPSLDAVFPDALPSFEACSLLHIEPGLSERWVEDGLLLLGDAAHVASPIGAQGNALAIQDAVVAHAVVAEALDRGDGPLSAGTLRRYEQRRRPAVERVLRGQRLAERGLSLIVRRSDGLPDVVTRSLLRTLFAVPARVPIARLPFGRRLLTRALFGPEPVHVDRTRFRE